Part of the Kushneria marisflavi genome, ACGCCAGCGCTCCGAGATCCTTCAGCAGCGTCTCGAGCCGCGCCTCGGTAAAGCTCGAAAAGGAGACCAGCGCCCGTAACGGCAGGTAGTGGCCCATGGCATCCATCAGGTCGTCACCGCCGCTTCGCCCCATCAGACCGTTGAGCATCGGCAGCTCATCGGCAATGTCGGCCAGGTGCTCGCGCAGTACCCGGGTGGTGTCGTCGCGACGCTGTAAATCCCCCAGCAGGGTGTTGCGATCAATATCCGGCAGCGGCGTCTCATCACCCTGCACTTCAAGGCAGCGGCTCAGACGAATGTCACGCGAGGAAGCGCCGATGCGCACCTCGAAAGTGCCGGTCGGCAGGCGCCACTCGGCGCGCTCGGCGTCATACCAGCAGAAATCCCGACGGGTGAGTGACAGCTCGATTCGCGCGGTCTCACCTGGCGCCAGCGTCACCCGGTCGAAACCGCGCAGGGTCTGCTCGGCCACCGGCACGGTTTGCGTCCGGTCGCTCAGGTAAAGCTGCACAATCTCGCTGGCTTCGATCTCACCGCTGTTGGTGATGTCACAGCTGACCGTCAGAGCGCCCTGACCGTCGTAGACGCTGGCAGAGAGCGCCAGGTTGGCGTAGTCAAAGCGGCTATAGCTCAGCCCGTGACCGAAGGGAAACAGTGGCTCGGTGCCCAGAGTGTCGTAGTGACGATAGCCGACAAAAATGCCCTCGCCGTAGCGCACCACATCGCCTTCCCCGGGGAAATTGAGATAGGCCGGTGTGTCTTCCAGCCGCCGCGGAAAGGTTTCGGCCAGCTTGCCGCTCGGCGAGACCTCGCCATAAAGCAGATCGGCCAGCGCCGCGCCGACGGCCTGACCGCCCAGATAGCCTTCCAGAATGGCGCTGACCCGACCGGCCCAGGGCATCGCGATCGGTGAGCCGTTGGCCAGCACCACCACGGTATTGGGCTGCGCGCGGGTGACCGCTTCGATCAGGGCGAGCTGATTGGCCGGCAGGTTCAGATGCGTACGGTCATAGCCTTCGGACTCGTGACGCTCGGGCAGACCCAGACAGAGCACGGCAACGTCGGCGTGGCTTGCGGCGGTCGCTGCGTCCTGCTCGAGCGGCTGATCGGGCGCATCGCGGTCAATCTCGAAGCCTTTTGTATAGTCAAAGCTCGCGTTCCGGGTCTTGAGCGCCTCCAGCAGGGTTTCGACGCGGGTGGCGTTGACGTGTGAGCTGCCGCCACCCTGATAGCGCGGTCGCTCGGCAAATTCACCGATCACCGCCACGCGCTGTGTGTCCGTCAGCGGCAGGGTGCCATCGTTTTGCAGCAGCACCATGCTGTCGCGTGCAATGTGGCGGGCCAGCTGATGATGGGCCTCGGTGTCGAAGTGTGCCTGCTCGAGGCGGGCATCATGGGCTTGAAAGATAAGGCGCAGCAGGCGCTCGACGGCACGATCCAGCACCGCTTCTTCCAGGCGGCCCTCTCTGACCGCTGCAGCGATCTGCGCGTCGCGCTCGCCGATGGGGGCAGGCATTTCCAGCTCCATGCCGGCCTCAAGCCCGGGCACGCGCTCGTTGACCGCGCCCCAGTCGGAGACCACAACCCCCTCGAACCCCCACTCATCGCGCAGGATATCGGTCAGAAGCCTGCGATGTTCGCTGCAGTAATCGCCGTTGACCCGGTTATAGGCGCACATCACCGTCCAGGGCTGAGCCTGCTTCACCGCATGTTCAAAGCTTGCCAGATAGATTTCGCGCAGGGTGCGCTCATCGATGCGGGCATCCACCGACATGCGGCGATGCTCCTGATTATTGGCGACAAAGTGCTTGAGCGAGCTGCCTACGCCGCGTGACTGGGTGCCACGAATATGGGCGGCCGCCAGATGCGAGGAGAGCAGCGGGTCTTCGGAGAAGTACTCGAAATTGCGTCCGCACAGCGGCGAGCGCTTGATGTTGGCCCCCGGCCCCAGCACCACATGCAGTCCTTCGGCCTGGGCTTCATCGCCCAGCGCGGCACCAAGCTGTTCGAGCCGCTCGATGCTCCACGAGCTGGCAAGCCCTGCCGCAGTGGGAAAGCAGGTGGCCGGCTTGCTGTCGTTGACGCCCAGATGATCCTGCTCCTCACCCTGGGCGCGCAGCCCGTGCGGGCCGTCGGAGAGGTTGATCGCGGGGATACCCAGACGCTCGATGGCTTTCGTGCGCCAGAAGTTCTCGCCCGAGCACAGGCCGGCCTTTTCCTCCAGGGTCATCTGTTCGATCAGTGTCTGCCAGTCGCGCATGTGCTGGATGTCCTTGTCGCTTGAAGGGGGAGAGGAATAAAGGGATGGAGGGATAACTCAGGCGGCCGTGGGTTTGGCGGTACGGATCTCGGCCATGCGACGATCGCCGAGCGGATAGATCAGCATCAGCACCGCCACGCCAAGTGCGCCCACGGCCGGCATTACGCTCATCATCGATTTGATCAGTACCAGCACGGTCTCGCTCTGCTCGGTATTGGGGATATAGCCATAGAGGCTGAACAGCACGCCGGTCAGCAATCCGCCGATGCTCATGCCGAATTTCTGGCTGAAGGTGACGGCGCTGGTGGTCGTGCCGGTCGCGCGGCGGCCACTTTCGTATTCCACGTAGTCGGCGATATCGCCCACCATGGCCCACATGGTCGGGGCGATGACGCCGTTGATGAATTTGGCGGCCATGAAGGCCGCGAAGTAGAACGGCATCCCATGATCGGCGGCCACGAAAAAGCTCGCCAGGGCAAGGCCATAGGCCAGGTTGGCCCCGATCATGACGCGACGCTTGCAAAAGCGGCGCATCACCAGCTGATTGAAGATCACGCCGGCCACCATGCTGGTGTAGCCCATGGCCAGAAACAGCGAGACGGAAGACTCCTGGCCGAGGTAATACTTGAAGAAATAGATGGCGGCCGAGTCCGGCATCAGCATGAGGGTGAAGATCAGGATACTGGTCGCGAACATGATCCAGAACGGACGGGCGCGGGCAATGTGGGCAAGGCTTTTGAGCGGGTTGCTGGCGCTGTCGCCTTCTACATAACGCTCGCGTACACCCTTGAAGGTCAGCAAAAACACCAGAAAGGTGATGACGCCGTAAAGGGCATAGGTCAGGGCAAAGCCGCGCTGCTCGTCACCGTTGCCCAGCAGTTCCACCAGTGGCAATGTGGCGTAGCTGATCAGGACAAAGGCAATGTAGGACAGCAGCATGCGGTAGTTGGTCAGCTGACGCCGCTCGTCGTTGTCGGTCGTCATCGAGACCGGTAGCGCCGAATAGGGGATATTCACCAGGGTATAGAGCCCCATCAGGGCAATGTAGGTGACAAAGGCGTAAAGGATGCGGCCGTTTTCACTCAGTGACGGCGTGGTAAAGGTCAGGGCCAGCATGGCCCCGAGTGGCAGCGAGAAAAACAGCAGATAAGGGCGTAGCCGGCCAAAACGGGTGCGGGTGCGATCAGCCAGCAGACCCACGGCCGGGTCGGTCACGGCGTCCCAGAGCCGGGTCACCAGAAATAGCGTCCCGACCAGTGCCGGGCTAAGGCCAAAGACGTCGGTATAGAAGTACATCAGATACAACGACAGCGAGGCCCATGTGAAGGCGCTGGCAAAGTCACCCAGCCCGTAGCTCAGCTTCTCCTGCACGTTAAGCATTGAGACATCCTTGTCGTCGATGGGCGTCCATGAAACCGGTTTCATGGTGCCGTCTCAATCTGCTTCGCGCCATGCGACCTTGGCAGGAAAGGCGTCATCACCATGATCAGCGAAAGCGGCCTGGGTGTGGCAGCAGGCCGCTTGCCGTGACGCGTGGCATCTGGTCAAGTAGCCGCATCATTTAAAGGACAACATTATGCCGACCATTCGCGAGGTTGCCGCTTATGCCGGTGTCTCTCCTGCCACGGTGTCCCGCGTCATGAAGGGGGAGGTGCCGGTCAATGCCGAGACCCGCGCACGCGTTAAAGCCGCCATCGATGCGATGGGATATGCCCCCAACGCCTTCGCCCGCTCGCTGGCGTCCAATCGGCTGGGCGGGGTGGGGCTTGTCATCTCGCATCTGGCCGGTCCCTTCATGGGCCGGGTCATGATGACGCTGGAGGCGACGCTGCGCCGTGCCAACGTGTCCCTGCTGGTCGCCAGCGGTGGGGGAGAGGTCGAGCGCGAGCGCGACGCCGTCGATTTTCTGCGCGGTCGGCGCTGTGACGGGTTGATCGTGCATGCCAATGCGCTGTCCGATGCGGCGCTGGCAACGCTTGCCACGGCAACCCCGCTGGTGGTGTTCAACCGCCGAGTGCCGGAAATCGAGGCGCACTGCATTCATCTGGACAATGAGTACGGGGGCTATCTGGCCACGCGGCATCTGCTGGATCAGGGACATCGCCACATTGGCTGTCTGACCGGACCGCTGCGCCAGCAGGATGCCGCCGGACGGCTGGCCGGTTATCAAAGGGCCCTGCGCGAGCAGGGGATCGAGATGGATGAGCAGGCCATCATCGAGGGCGATTTTACCGAGCAGGCGGGGGAGCAGGGCATGGCTGCCCTGCTGGCGCAGAAGGTGCCAGTCACGGCGCTGGTGGCCGGCAACGACGACATGGCGCTGGGTGCCATGTCAGTGCTGCGCGCACAGGGATACTCGATTCCCCGTGACATGTCGCTGGTAGGGTATGACAACGAAGCCTGCGCCCGACATGTCGTCCCGGCCCTGACGACCGTTCATGCCCCGCTCGAAGAAATGGCGCAGGAAGCCGCCGAACGGCTGCTCAAGCTGGTGGCAGGCGTTTCGCTGCCGCCCTCGACGCCTTTCATGCCCACGCTGATCGAGCGCGATACGGTTGGGCCGGCGCCGACCTGATCACTTCTTTGATGAGGGAGGCGGGGCGTCTTCGTCGGTAAGCGCTTCACGGGGCGCCCTTTTGGGCCGCTTCACATTGATAATGGCGATCCCGCCCACCACCAGGGCACCGCCGATCAGCTTGCTGAGCGCCAGGCTCTCGCCCAGCATCAGTATGCCCAGCAGTACCACCACCAGTGGCGTCAGAAGTGACAGCGGAATGAGGCGTGACACCGAGTGTCGTCGCAGCAGGGTGTTCCAAAGGCCATAGGCGAGAATCGAGGACATCACGGCGCTATAGGTCACGGCGCCCCAGCCTCGCCAGCCGGCCTCGGTCATGGCCGTCCACTGATGCTGTTCAAACAGCAGTGAGCCCACCCCGACCAGCGGAATGGCGAACATCGACAGCCAGCCGGCCATGGTCAGCGGCTCGATCTCCGGTCCCGTCTTGACCAGCAGATTGGTAATCGCCCAGCCCAGCGCGCTCAACAGTAAAAGCGTCAGCGCCAGTGGGCCGGGCAGGGTGGGGCCACCGGCCAGTACCACCACGCCGGAAAAGGAGACCAGCATGCCGATGACCGGCTTCAGCCGCAGACGCTCCTTCAAAAAGATGGCGGCCAGAATCGTGGCAAAGGGCGTGCCCAGCTGGACCAGCAGTGCCCCGGTGCCGGCCTCGGCGTAGTTGAGCCCGATGAACAGAAACCCGAAATGCATCAAGCCGAAACTGGCGGCGAGCTTGAGCACCAGCGGCAGCTGTACGCGCGTAATGCGGGTAAAGGGTACGATCAGCGCTGCTACCAGCGCAAAGCGAAGGGTGGTCATCAAAAGCGGCGGCATCTCATCAAGGCCGAGCTTGATCATGATGTTGTTGAACGCCCATATCAGAATGACGGCCAGGACCAGATAGAAATCGCGAAGCGGCACGGGGGCTCCTGTCAATGTCGGGCAAGACCGAGCGTTCGGGCATATTGATGTGTGAACGACGCTTGCCGATCAGTGGTAGCTCAACCTTCGAGTGGTCGTGGCATTCTATCAACGAATGATCATGAGAGGCGGCAATCCCTGATAAACGAGCCGGCGATTAAATGCGTGGATCAGGCCCTGATTGTACCTCGAATGCGGACAGGCGATATTGAGACTTCCGCTACCGGCCAGACACAAGACTTGCCATGACCCTTTCCCGGCCATCATCACAACGCGATCCTTCGGTACCCGCCTGTCATCTCTGTGACCGGCGCCCGCCCGAAGTCGATCTGGTTCCACAGCGCGCCGTTCGCCCGGCACTGCATGCCGAGATCGAAACGCTGGCAGCCGGCTGGCAGCCCGGCTGTTATATCTGCCATGCGGATCTGGCGCGTGTTCGGCGTCACCACCTGCATGCCTGGCTGCATCGCCATCACCGGGGCGCACCGCCGGATCAGGCACTCATCGCCGCCATCGAGAGCGATGAGCCCGTCTCACGTCCACCGCAGGAGGTCATGCCCGAGCGTGCAGGCCTAGGAGATCGCGCCGCCGACCGCCTGGCCAATCTTGGTGGTAGCTGGGGCTTTATCCTGAGTTTTACCGTGCTTCTGATCGGCTGGATGGTGCTCAATACAATCGGTCTTCTGGCACGCCCCTTTGATCCCTACCCCTTCATTCTGCTCAATCTGGTGCTCTCATCGCTGGCGGCGCTGCAGGCGCCGGTCATCATGATGAGCCAGCGACGTCAGGAAGAGAAGGATCGGGCCCGAGCAGAGAGTGACTACCGCATCAACCTTATGGCCGAGCTGGAAATTCGCCAGCTCCACGACAAGCTGGATCATGCATTGATCCAGCTGGCCGAGATGCGCGAGCACCCACAGGCAAGATCCGAACAGGGCGGGAAAACAAAAGACATGGACGCCGCTGAAGGGTGCGATAAGCTGGGCCGATCAAACAGTGGGCAGTGACAGGAGAGTATTGGAATGCGTCAGTGGCAGGTATGGGCAGGTGCCGTATTGATGATGGGGCTGGCCGGCTGTGAAAGCGTGCAGCGAATGGCGCAGAACATTCCGGGCGCCGAGCATATTCCCGGACTTTCCAGTTCCGGTCCGGTCGAGACGACCGTCCCCAGGCAGGTGCCCTTCCCGGCGGAAACCTACGCGGCACTGCCCAAAACCGGTACCGCGACCATCAAGGGCCGGCTGGCCTACAAACTGACG contains:
- a CDS encoding glycoside hydrolase family 3 C-terminal domain-containing protein codes for the protein MRDWQTLIEQMTLEEKAGLCSGENFWRTKAIERLGIPAINLSDGPHGLRAQGEEQDHLGVNDSKPATCFPTAAGLASSWSIERLEQLGAALGDEAQAEGLHVVLGPGANIKRSPLCGRNFEYFSEDPLLSSHLAAAHIRGTQSRGVGSSLKHFVANNQEHRRMSVDARIDERTLREIYLASFEHAVKQAQPWTVMCAYNRVNGDYCSEHRRLLTDILRDEWGFEGVVVSDWGAVNERVPGLEAGMELEMPAPIGERDAQIAAAVREGRLEEAVLDRAVERLLRLIFQAHDARLEQAHFDTEAHHQLARHIARDSMVLLQNDGTLPLTDTQRVAVIGEFAERPRYQGGGSSHVNATRVETLLEALKTRNASFDYTKGFEIDRDAPDQPLEQDAATAASHADVAVLCLGLPERHESEGYDRTHLNLPANQLALIEAVTRAQPNTVVVLANGSPIAMPWAGRVSAILEGYLGGQAVGAALADLLYGEVSPSGKLAETFPRRLEDTPAYLNFPGEGDVVRYGEGIFVGYRHYDTLGTEPLFPFGHGLSYSRFDYANLALSASVYDGQGALTVSCDITNSGEIEASEIVQLYLSDRTQTVPVAEQTLRGFDRVTLAPGETARIELSLTRRDFCWYDAERAEWRLPTGTFEVRIGASSRDIRLSRCLEVQGDETPLPDIDRNTLLGDLQRRDDTTRVLREHLADIADELPMLNGLMGRSGGDDLMDAMGHYLPLRALVSFSSFTEARLETLLKDLGALASP
- a CDS encoding MFS transporter, whose product is MKPVSWTPIDDKDVSMLNVQEKLSYGLGDFASAFTWASLSLYLMYFYTDVFGLSPALVGTLFLVTRLWDAVTDPAVGLLADRTRTRFGRLRPYLLFFSLPLGAMLALTFTTPSLSENGRILYAFVTYIALMGLYTLVNIPYSALPVSMTTDNDERRQLTNYRMLLSYIAFVLISYATLPLVELLGNGDEQRGFALTYALYGVITFLVFLLTFKGVRERYVEGDSASNPLKSLAHIARARPFWIMFATSILIFTLMLMPDSAAIYFFKYYLGQESSVSLFLAMGYTSMVAGVIFNQLVMRRFCKRRVMIGANLAYGLALASFFVAADHGMPFYFAAFMAAKFINGVIAPTMWAMVGDIADYVEYESGRRATGTTTSAVTFSQKFGMSIGGLLTGVLFSLYGYIPNTEQSETVLVLIKSMMSVMPAVGALGVAVLMLIYPLGDRRMAEIRTAKPTAA
- a CDS encoding LacI family DNA-binding transcriptional regulator: MPTIREVAAYAGVSPATVSRVMKGEVPVNAETRARVKAAIDAMGYAPNAFARSLASNRLGGVGLVISHLAGPFMGRVMMTLEATLRRANVSLLVASGGGEVERERDAVDFLRGRRCDGLIVHANALSDAALATLATATPLVVFNRRVPEIEAHCIHLDNEYGGYLATRHLLDQGHRHIGCLTGPLRQQDAAGRLAGYQRALREQGIEMDEQAIIEGDFTEQAGEQGMAALLAQKVPVTALVAGNDDMALGAMSVLRAQGYSIPRDMSLVGYDNEACARHVVPALTTVHAPLEEMAQEAAERLLKLVAGVSLPPSTPFMPTLIERDTVGPAPT
- a CDS encoding DMT family transporter, which codes for MPLRDFYLVLAVILIWAFNNIMIKLGLDEMPPLLMTTLRFALVAALIVPFTRITRVQLPLVLKLAASFGLMHFGFLFIGLNYAEAGTGALLVQLGTPFATILAAIFLKERLRLKPVIGMLVSFSGVVVLAGGPTLPGPLALTLLLLSALGWAITNLLVKTGPEIEPLTMAGWLSMFAIPLVGVGSLLFEQHQWTAMTEAGWRGWGAVTYSAVMSSILAYGLWNTLLRRHSVSRLIPLSLLTPLVVVLLGILMLGESLALSKLIGGALVVGGIAIINVKRPKRAPREALTDEDAPPPSSKK
- a CDS encoding DUF1003 domain-containing protein, encoding MTLSRPSSQRDPSVPACHLCDRRPPEVDLVPQRAVRPALHAEIETLAAGWQPGCYICHADLARVRRHHLHAWLHRHHRGAPPDQALIAAIESDEPVSRPPQEVMPERAGLGDRAADRLANLGGSWGFILSFTVLLIGWMVLNTIGLLARPFDPYPFILLNLVLSSLAALQAPVIMMSQRRQEEKDRARAESDYRINLMAELEIRQLHDKLDHALIQLAEMREHPQARSEQGGKTKDMDAAEGCDKLGRSNSGQ